A region of the Leopardus geoffroyi isolate Oge1 chromosome C2, O.geoffroyi_Oge1_pat1.0, whole genome shotgun sequence genome:
CAGGGGAAAAGGTTATGTCTGCTGTGCAGGCAGCTCTCAtcctccccacttccctcagTCTCTAAGAGCGGCCACGGAATAATAAACCATCCCAAATCTGTGTCTGGGCTGCTGCTGGGCAGAAAAACCTGGGCTCAGAAGGACAAAGCACTCTCAGGATAGCTCTGCCTCTCAGCAACGGGCGTTGACACATCAGCCCTGACTCACAGAGGACGCTGCAGCCTGTCTCCTGCAGCTCTGGAGGCCTGCTCTGTTCACGGCTCCGAAGAGAGGACAAAGTCTGATGCCTGGAGAACCCTGTAAGAGATCTTGAAAAGAATCTCAAATGGGAGAATATATGGCACATATGCCATTCACTTCATACGTGTGAATCTAcagctatatatttatatattttcaacatCAGATGAAAGACTTGGAAAAACATGAAGAAACCATTTTCCAGCCTCTTGGCTACATTGGCTGAGAGCACCCTCTGTTCATTACTGCATATAGACCTATGGCCACCAGGGAGGGGGAATCCCATGTCTAGGTAGATGATCCTAATTGTAACTCCCACGCCTTTCACTACATTAAAAGAGACCAGTGTGTTGAAAGTCCTTTAGTCTAAGGCAGACGAAACCCTGAGGGGTTCACTGCTCTTCTGTTTTGCTGCTATTCCTGAACTTCACCACCATGACTGTTATATTGTCAGGGCAGCCTCTGTAAAATGACTGTAAAACTATGCTCTTAGCCCCAAAATGAGGTTCATCCAAGCGCTCCTTGATGAATCGAACAGCTTCTTCATTGCTGAAAGCATCCCAGAGGCCATCTGATGCCAAGATCATGAACTCGGGCTGGAGCTTGTCCAGGTCAAAGGTCAGGATATCTGGGTCTGGGATGACCACATTGAGATTTTTCAGCGGATAATCCCCCAGGGATCGAGACATGGCCAGGATTCCCTGGACCCTCCAGGAGCCATTGAAACTGATAAAACCACCTGTAAAGACAGAAGGAGCCCATTAGCTTGACCAGCCATTATCTCACACACACAGCAGAGTCTGGGTGCACGTACAAAAGGCTCATCTATTGCATGTGCCCCCCTCAGCTCCCCTGGCACTGCCAGGAGAGTATTCCCGCCACATGACTTGAGGTTTCACACTCTACCAGTAGATCCTCACGTCCCCATCTTTAGCATCTTAAAGGCTCTGAAGACTATATCAATATAAATATTGAGGGTAGGAAGATACATATAGGTGAGGGCATTGGTTTTAACTCAACAACACCTTGATGGGCAGTAGGGAGCACCAGGGTAGGGATCAATGACAATGGCAAAAGAGTGCTGAAAGGCATAAGAACGGGAACCAGAGACCCCCACTGGGCTACTTCATTTAGCTCAAGGCCACCCTTGGGTGCATCTAGATCTCAAAACAACTCCCCAGATAGGATCAGGATTAAAGAAAGGTGTATTTTAGCACAGTGGTTAAAAGCTCAGGCTCTCGGGTTGACTGCTTAGATTTGATTCTTGGCTCTGTCACTTGTAGCTATGTGTGACTTCAGACGAGAAGCTCTATCTCTCTGATTCTGGGTTTCCCTGACTACAAAGCGTGGGCAATAATACTACCTATTCTATTGACTTGTGAGAAATAAAGGAGTTATTCCATATAAatcatttagcacagtgcctgaatATAACATGCACTcaatattatctattattattttttcttgaaggGAGCTAGAACATTATTCATTCACATATTATTTgtcagatatttattaaatgtatactCCATGCAAGGCAATTTACAGGCTATAAAGTTATATAAGATCCAGACCTTTCTCAAAAGAAGTAGACAGTCTAGCAGAAAGGAAAAGTCACATGTATTGACAACTGTAAGCACAAAGCAAAGATTTccttgaaatcttgccatttgcacaacgtggatggaactaaagtgtattatgctaagtgaaataagtcagtcagagaaagataaatatcacataatttcactcatacatggaatttaaggaacaagacagatgaacataagtgaagagaagcaaaaataagataaaaacagagagggagacaaaccataagagattcttaaatacagagaacaaactgagggttcctggcaGGGTGttggttgggggttgggggggggatgggctaaatgggtgatggacattaaggagggcacttgttgggatgagcacagagtgttatatataagtgatgaatcactaaattctattcctgaaatcattattacactatatgtcaactaacttggatttaaataaattaaaaaaaaaaagaagtattcttTCAGGGAGAAACTAGTACCTGCTAAATGCTATAATCAGATGGAGAAGGAGCAATGATATCTTTGTGATAGTCAGGGAGGAGTGAGCAGTAAAGCTGGGCTTTGAATGACAGGTAGGACTTCTATGGGCAGGAATATATGAGAACATTCCAGGAAGTGTGGTCTAGTGGGCAAGAGCATGGGCTCCAGAGTCCATGTCGTGGGTCTCAATTCTCATCTCACCATTCACTagttgtgtgtccttgggcacaCATGTCTCTATGAGGTCCCACTTCCTTggttgtaaaatgaggataacatcATCAATCTCATAAGGTAAgtaaaaagaaagcatatgtaAAGAACCAGTCTTGGCTCCCAGCACAGTGAGCAAACAATAATAAATGGCAGCTGATACCATTGCTGTTgttgaaaacaataaaaggaatgaagacaGACGGACCAACATGTATTTGGCCCAGACTGGTCGCAGTGTATTGTTATGCTAAGTAGGACAGGGAAAGATGTCCTGAAAggaaggctgaggtcagagaaaacACACATAAAGGTAATAAAACCAATCACTGTCCCTTAAGCCTTGGTATAAAATACACCCTTGACACAGCCGGTTCAATTAACTTCCTTGGAGACTGTGTCCAAATTGGCTTCTATAAAGCATCCCtgcagggtgggggtgcaggtggTGGGTCTGGCAGGGACGAGGAGGAAGGATAAAATGGGAATGCCATTTCAGAAGGGCACGCTGGATGCTATGATGACATTTCAAGGTATCGTGCATTGCACACACACCCTTGCCTGTGTTTACACGAGCACAGACTGTGTCATAAGTCCAGGGTTGCAGTGGACTCACAGGGAAATGGTGTCTTTGTAAGTAAGGAAGCCAGCAATTTTGCTCATATTACTTGCAGCTGGACAGATGCTCCTAAAACATCGTCTGTTCCATCCCACCAACAAAAAACCTGACCAAagctttcattaaaaattattctgcaTCTCAAGCAGTCACTGAAGCAGAAGGTTGTAATAAAATTCAACACTTTTTGACTCAACAGTACAGCTTCCTACTGTGAAAACTCAAATGTTGATTAGGTTCTGGGCAGAAGCTGACCTGTAGAGACTGAGAGTCAACTGCAATTACCCTGGGCAGCAGGGGCCCATTCTGGTTAGAGACCCAGGGTACGTGAGCTCCCCTTGGACAGCTGGGTCTGCCGCCTGGCATACTGCATAGAGCCTATATGCCTCACTTGTCAGTCTGCAGAGGGAGGGACTCCTCCTTTCCACAGCTAGAAAAGAATCCCTCCAAAgtgaattatgaaaatataatcaTCAACTGATCTTCTTCCTTCAAGTCTCTGTCCTAATGTCACCTTGGTGAGGCCTATAGTGACCACCCCTGACACTCCCCATTCCCTTGCCTGCTTTGTGTCTCCTCATAATGTTTATCACTTTGTAATATACTAGACAATTTacctatttttacttatttattgttaatGTCTGTCTACTCcattccccaccccatcccaatTCCAGAATGTAAGTTTGTATCCCCAGCCTCTAGatatagaaagaaattaataaaaaagggacacccccagccccaccccagaaTATTTACTTGTGCCGAGCACTCACTGAGTTAGgtgctgggagcagagagaggaacaaGACCAAATTCCTGCCCTCAGAGAGTTCACGATCAGGAAGACAGGACAGATAGGAGAGCCAAGTATGTCCATACATTGTGAAAGGTAACCTGATAGGTTACCCACATAGGATGCTGGGAAAGATGAAGGGGCACCTAATCCAGACTGGGGGAGCCTTTGGCGCAGTGACAGGGAAGCCTTCCAAAAGGATGCCTTTAAACTGAATCTTAAAGGACAAGTAATCGTTATCTAATGGATGGTGGGGATGGCACATGCAAAGGCACAGAGCTACCAGAGACATGGTTCATTTGGGGAATGGTTAGTAGTTTGGGGTGGCTGGAGGAAACAGAGTATGGCAAGCAGGTGCCCAAAGATCTCGTTAGCCTTTAAACAGGTAAAGGGCTTTGGGGGGGCCCTTTTGGAATCTTTGGCCTTGAAGAAGGGCAAGTTCCGTGGTCATTTGACAAGAAATGTCCCAAAGTTAAGTCTCAGCTACCTCAGCACCAGCCTCTGTGTTCATCTACTAATCACTGGGTAACTGAACATCTCATCCCCCACAGGCAATCCAAGCAAGCCACCTTGTTCACCGAACAGGATGGCAGACAGTCCTTGGAGGTATTCACAAGCTCACCAGCTCTCTttatcctctttctttctttcagttggtAAGGCTTATGATCATGAGACAAAGGAATGGCGTTCCCATCCTTGTCACACAGGACCCCTCTTGAGTCACCCACGTTGGCCACGGTGAGGTCCTTATCTGATAGCAGAGCAATCAAACACGTTGTAcctgaaaaacagaagagagaggggcAACGTGAGAGGTCAGCAGTGCATTGAGATTCAGCTATTTCTCCGTGTTACTGGATTCTTCAGTCATTAAAACTGCTCCTGCTGGGTGAGAATTTAACTCCAGACACTCTGAGAATGATGGCTGTTCACTTCAACAACACTGATCAAATCTGACAGTCCATTTTCTTAACCATGTTAGAATGTTGCTGAAATAAGCTAGGATAACATTATCATTTTCCcaaatcatttttgtttctgctcCTCTTAATTTAAACACGTATCACATTTAAAAGGATTAGGAGAGAGTCCAAATCAATTTGAAGCTTCAGACAATTGATACATGTTTTTTGCTTCTCATTGGTGCCTAATCTCTGTGAAGTCCCAGAAGGTGGGGAGGATAGGGGTTGTGTGGGCTCCTCAGCTAGAGGGGCTGGAAGAGGCAATAAATGACAGATGCCAACAGCCTGATCTTATGGTGTCATGGGGAGCCATGAAGGAGCTGCCTATACAAACTTGCCTATACAAAGTCTGATGGCAAAGACTGGTAGCCAAAAACAGATCAGCTCCAGGGTGTGATGGGGACAGACTATAAagggagaagcaaaaaaaaacctacagtgaTGATAGAGATGAGATCGAGGTAGATGGGAGGTGGAGGGTTGGGGTGGTCAGAGTcagaagggaagcaagactgatgACCTGCTTGCCTATACAAGACACAAAAGGACAAGCTCTTCTCAAACCATTCTTGAAATGAGAACGGGTAAGAGCAAATAAGAGTTGGACAGTCCTAGTCTACTTGGAGATTGCCCTTATTTCCCGCCTGGTGTCCTCTGCCCAGCTCTTtccattctccctcctcccttctgacAATGTCACTGAGTATGCAAATACCCACTGAAATGCACAACCCATTAAGCTGTTGCTTCAAACTGTTAACGCCTTTCCTTGTTAAAATTATCCATCGATGTCTTCATTAGTATTTCCCTCCTCGTTTAGAAGGTTATATTCTAGAACAGAATGTAAACTGCATCTAAAGGGCTCTTTCgtctttacagaagaagaaacaagattGAATTCTTAAATGGACGTAAAGAATAAATGCAGCTCAATATCAAGAGCAGGGAGAATAATTAGCATATTTAGCATATTCGGGTATTATAGTTCAGTTTGAAATTCCATTCTCAAGCCTATTTAACTCAAAACTGGGTTTTGatcaaaaatggaaatacatgaaatattgGTTAACTCAGGATTTCTGATATGAAAAgctttgtaaaagagaaaaaagattaatctTAGGGATTATCCAGGCAAATTGcaaatcttttacctttttttaaaaaaaatttttttttttttaacgtttatttatttttgagacagagagagacagagcatgaacaggggaggggcagagagagagagggagacacagaatctgaaacgggctccaggctctgagctgtcagcacagagcccgacgcggggcttgaactcacggatcgtgagatcgtgacctgagccgaagtcagccgcttaaccgactgagccacccaggcgccccacttttacctttaaaaaacactataaaaatgaaaatgtgaacacaaaaataattcatcaATTAGAAATtgttattctcagtttttgatATTAGTTGCCTTTTGGTCTTGAACAATCCTCACTTTCTCCTCAAGAATCTGATTGGGTTAACATGTCTAACACAATCAGAGAATATAAGGCACATTCTTAAAGTATGAAAGGTAAAATAGAAACCTTACTTTAAaggtgcccggtggctcagtcagttaagcatctgactcttgacttcggtttAGGTCTTGATCccatagttcatgagattgagccctgcatcgggctctgtgctgacagtgcagagactgcttgggagtctctctctcactctctgtctctctctgcccctccccactctctcaaaataaataaataaactaaaaaaaaaaaagaaatattacttcATTGGATATTGCATGGCTTGAAGGCAGTGTATTCTCTTTGGTCCTCTTCCCTTCTCACTCTGCACACTCTGAGAGACCATGTTTTTGACCTCGGCCTCCACTACCATCTAAGCCTGTGCCACTAGCATGGCTGACACTCCTGAGGTCCATACCAGTTGGCCTGTAGGTGTTTCCACTTGCCTGTACTGCCGGGGGTCTAGGGAAGGGCTTTGGGCCTTCCTGTGAAGGAAGCAGGTGGATCCACCTGTCTATgggccctttccccaccccattTCAGCACAGCAGCTCTACACCCATCTGCTAGCTGTCCTGAGCTGCCaggtaagtcttttttttaataaaagaggaagggagaggtcaATCCtacagctagaaaaaaaaaattgatattttatCGTATACGTGATTAAGAATCAcagaaggattttaagcaggataGTGTCATGATGAGATATGTGTTCTAAAAGATCATTTCAGTGGCAATATGGAAGATAAACTGGatccagggagagagaaagagataatgaGCATCTGAATTAATGTAGATAGAGGGTAGGAGACAGATTATATAAAACCTAGAGAGGTCATAGAGAGTGAGGGAAATAAAGGAGAGGGGGAAACGTCTAGGATAATGTCCTACTATCTGCATGGGGGGAACTGGGTGCTCCATGGATAAGGATTTAAGGGGAGGTCTGCTTAGGGCTTCTGGGAAAGGCTTTCTCTGTCACTAATGGAGACACAACAAAGAAAATGACCCACTTCTTTGGTCCCGTGTTGGCTCATGTGTTTCCCAGaactgtggcagccatcttgagCCTCAGGGTCAAGGCACTCTGCTGAGGAGGGTAGAGCAGAGAGGTAAAGAGCCTGAGTCCCTAAGACATCACAGAACTGCTGAACCAGCCTGAAATTGACTTGTCCTGTGAGACATTAAATATCTTTACTGCTCATGGCTTTTTAAGTTGGATTTTTCTGTTCCTTGTAGCATCCTAACTGATTCAGGGGTTTATAGTCCAAAAAAGGGGGTCTAGGGATAGATTTAGAGTGGttgcttttctttattcactTGCTGTTGGATATACTTAAGATTCATGGCCTGCCAATTCCTTTGTCAAGAACACAATTCCACTGTTTCTATGGGTAAAAAAGATGTACCTCATGAGCTGGAGTTCAGCAATTTACTGCTTTGAAACAGTGGGGGCTGCTAATGTGAGCAATGGAATCTCAGACCTGGCCAAAATGGGCGGGCCCCAGATGGTGAAATTAGAGCTGCAGGCTGTTTTTCAGATCACTGAAATgacacccctcccctctctgtagAAACCTGCCTGTATCTGAGTGGAGGCCCAAGCATAATCTAAAAACTCTGCTtccctgggccacctgggtggctcaatctgtccgattttggctcaggtcaggacctaatgattcgtgagtttgagccctgtattgggctctgtgcagacagtgcagagcctggagcctgcttcagattctgtgtctccccctctccctgcccctcccctgcttgtgctgtctctgtctctctctctctctcaaaaataaataaataaacgttgatgaataatattaaaaaaactgcTTCCCTGTAAGCAATTTATCGATTGGGCTTTGCAGTCTTAGTTTGGGATTACAACAGACAATTTATAATGTTATCTTCCTTTACAGTACAAACTACCTCGTTGCTGAAAGACTCCCAAAAAACACTGTGTCTAAGAGAAAATGGACAAatcattgtttcttttgtttgtgtgaGAAAATAACACCTCTCAAATTTTGGCTACAAGTTTTGATATAAAAGATTTATTCCACCATAGCACTATATCAGATACCAGATTCTGGCAATATTACTTAATACCTCAGGATGTTTCTACCTCTGATGTTTCTCATCTAGATGAGAACTTAATTGCAAATCTGGAAGATATGTTGGAAATTTAACCTAGTAGCCTCACTTCAcagattaaaacaatgaaaaaagtgAATTCACACAGACTAGACTTCAATGTCCTAATTGAATGAGGtctggcaagttatttaacttttaagcCTCAGAAAATGGCATCTAATGTAGTTACTTTAAGCTAGGTGTAATCCTTGTTTTTCTAGTCCTCATTCCTGACATTCAATCCATCATTAAGTTCTGTCACTCTTACCTCTAAGATACATCTTAAACCCTTCCAGCTCTCCTGTTCTCATTGTGTTGACTCTAGTCCAGGCCACCGTCATTTCTAAGTACTGCTATTTCAGCAGTCAGGTGAAAAACAATGATGGCCACATCCTGCATGGTCTGGCCCCCACCTAAACTATCCAATGTCATGTCATACTACTCTTGCCCTTGCTTTCCCTCCCTTCTGTTGCCCAAACATGCCAACCCTTTTTTTGTCCTTAGACCTTTGTActcactgttccctctgcctcgtATATTTCCCCATCTTTGACACTGGCTGACTAATGCATACAGTGATGTCTTAGTTCAAGTGTGACATCATCcgagaagccttctctgatggGGTGATCTCCCCTTTATTTCCCTTATTGCCCTCACAACACACACTTATGTAAATatcttgtatatttatttaaactaatTAGTACCAATCTTCCCCTGTACGATGTAAACTTCACAAGGGTAAAGACACTGTCCGTTTGTTTTCCCTACTATAATGCTGATGTCTAGCACAGCAGCCactcaatatttgctgaataaacgaattagtagatgaatgaataaataatcacaCGCTATCTCTTTGATCCTGAACTGACGTATGCTAAGCTTCTGCAGACTTGCTCTGAGCATGTCCACCTCATTCAATAATACAATTTACACCATCTTCTGGATACCACCACAGCAGGGAGACTTAGCGGtagcaaaatatatattacacattgATCAAAACATGTGGACCCTCCTATACATGTATAAccatgcacacaggcacactgCCAATAACTAGAGAGAGCTTCCAGCCCAGGACCGTCCTGAGCTCTTCCCTCCAGTCCAGGCTCCTGGTCCAATGCAAATGAAACATGGGTAGGGTTTCTATCCTCACCATGCCTTCCAGAGCCTTGGGAAGTGATAAAAGTGCCTCACGGTGGTCATTACATGAgcattctgtgtctgcttctgaCCTCAGTTTGTAGTTGAGCAGAACAGACATGT
Encoded here:
- the PPM1L gene encoding protein phosphatase 1L isoform X2, producing the protein MLEKLTVSYDEAGTTCLIALLSDKDLTVANVGDSRGVLCDKDGNAIPLSHDHKPYQLKERKRIKRAGGFISFNGSWRVQGILAMSRSLGDYPLKNLNVVIPDPDILTFDLDKLQPEFMILASDGLWDAFSNEEAVRFIKERLDEPHFGAKSIVLQSFYRGCPDNITVMVVKFRNSSKTEEQ